In Micropterus dolomieu isolate WLL.071019.BEF.003 ecotype Adirondacks linkage group LG17, ASM2129224v1, whole genome shotgun sequence, one genomic interval encodes:
- the psmd2 gene encoding 26S proteasome non-ATPase regulatory subunit 2, whose product MEEAKKKENKPSEKTDEKDKDKEKGQQSSGKDKDKKEEQELSEEDKQLQEDLEMMVERLSEMNTALYRPALEELRRLIRSSTTSMTSVPKPLKFLRPHYGKLKEIYDGMAPGENKRFCADVVSVLAMTMSGERECLKYRLLGSQEELASWGHEYVRHLAGEVAKEWQEVEENDKTQQETLLKLVKEIVPYNMAHNAEHEACDLLMEIERLDMLEDYIDENAYGKVCLYLTSCVSYVPEPENSALLRCALNIFRKFNRYPEALRLALMLNDVELVENIFTSCKDIVIQKQMAFMLGRHGMFLELNEDVEDYEDLTEIMSNVQLNSNFLALARELDIMEPKVPDDIYKTHLENNRFGGSGSQVDSARMNLASSFVNGFVNAAFGQDKLLTDDGNKWLYKNKDHGMLSAAASLGMILLWDVDGGLTQIDKYLYSSEDYIKSGALLACGIVNSGVRNECDPALALLSDYVLHNSNIMRIGAIFGLGLAYAGSNREDVLSLLLPVMGDSKSSMEVVGVTALACGMIAVGSCNGDVTSTIVQTIMEKNEQELKDSYARWLPLGLGLNHLGKGEAIETTLAALQVVPEPFRSFANTLVDICAYAGSGNVLKVQQLLHICSEHYEAKEKEKEEDKDKKDKKDKDKKETAADMGSHQGVAVLGIALIAMGEEIGSEMALRTFGHLLRYGEPTLRRAVPLALALISVSNPRLNILDTLSKFSHDADPEVSHNSIFAMGMVGSGTNNARLAAMLRQLAQYHAKDPNNLFMVRLAQGLTHLGKGTLTLCPYHSDRQLMSQVAVAGLLTVLVSFLDVKNIILGKSHYILYGLVAAMQPRMLVTFDEELRPLPVSVRVGQAVDVVGQAGKPKAITGFQTHTTPVLLAHGERAELATEEYLPVTPILEGFVILRKNPSYET is encoded by the exons ATGGAGGaggcaaaaaagaaagagaataagCCATCAGAAAAGACCGATGAGaaggacaaagacaaagaaaaggggCAGCAGTCCTCTGGGAAGGATAAGGATAAGAAAGAGGAGCAGGAATTG TCAGAGGAAGACAAGCAGTTACAAGAGGACCTGGAGATGATGGTGGAGAGATTGAGT GAGATGAACACAGCACTGTACCGTCCTGCATTGGAAGAGCTGCGCAGACTAATCCGCTCCTCAACCACCTCCATGACATCAGTACCCAAGCCCCTCAAATTCTTGCGCCCACACTATGGCAAGCTCAAAGAGATCTATGACGGCATGGCTCCTGGGGAGAACAAG CGTTTCTGTGCTGACGTGGTGTCAGTGCTGGCCATGACCATGAGTGGTGAAAGAGAGTGTCTGAAGTACCGTCTGCTAGGCTCCCAGGAAGAGCTGGCTTCCTGGGGACATGAATATGTCAG GCACCTGGCAGGTGAGGTGGCAAAAGAGTggcaggaggtggaggagaatgACAAGACACAGCAGGAAACGCTGTTGAAACTAGTGAAAGAGATTGTGCCCTACAACATGGCCCACAATGCAGAGCATGAGGCGTGCGACCTGCTGATGGAGATTGAGAGGCTGGACATGCTGGAGGACTACATCGACGAAAACGCCTACGGAAAAGTCTGCCTGTACCTCACAag CTGTGTGAGTTACGTTCCCGAGCCAGAAAACTCAGCGCTGCTGAGGTGTGCCCTGAACATCTTCAGGAAGTTCAACCGTTATCCAGAGGCCCTGCGCCTGGCCCTGATGCTCAACGATGTGGAGCTTGTAGAAAACATCTTCACATCCTGCAAAGACAT AGTTATCCAGAAGCAGATGGCCTTCATGCTGGGTCGCCATGGCATGTTCCTGGAGCTTAATGAGGACGTAGAGGACTACGAGGACTTGACAGAGATCATGTCAAATGTGCAGCTCAACAGCAACTTCTTGGCCCTGGCCAGAGAG TTGGACATCATGGAACCCAAAGTCCCAGATGATATCTACAAAACACACCTGGAAAACAACA GGTTTGGAGGCAGTGGCTCCCAGGTGGACTCCGCTCGTATGAACTTGGCCTCTTCCTTCGTGAATGGCTTTGTCAACGCTGCCTTTGGACAGGATAAACTGCTCACAGACGACGGCAACAAATGGTTGTACAAGAACAAGGACCACG GTATGTTGAGCGCTGCAGCCTCCCTGGGTATGATCCTGCTGTGGGACGTGGATGGCGGTCTGACCCAGATTGACAAATATCTCTATTCCTCTGAGGACTACATCAAG TCTGGTGCCCTCCTGGCCTGTGGCATCGTCAACTCTGGTGTGAGGAACGAATGCGATCCAGCCCTGGCGCTGCTCTCTGACTACGTCCTCCACAACAGCAACATCATGAGGATAGGAGCCATCTTTGG CCTGGGCCTGGCCTACGCTGGCTCCAACAGAGAAGATgtcctttctctgcttctcccTGTCATGGGAGACTCCAAATCTAGCATGGAG GTGGTTGGAGTGACAGCGCTGGCATGCGGTATGATCGCAGTAGGATCTTGTAACGGTGATGTGACCTCCACCATCGTCCAGACCATCATGGAGAAGAACGAACAGGAGCTAAAAGACTCTTATGCCCGCTGGTTGCCTTTAGGCCTGGGACTTAACCATCTAG GTAAAGGAGAGGCGATTGAGACGACCCTGGCAGCTCTACAGGTTGTACCTGAGCCTTTCCGCAGCTTTGCAAACACACTAGTGGATATCTGTGCATATGCAG GTTCTGGTAATGTGCTGAAGGTGCAGCAGCTTCTCCATATCTGCAGTGAGCACTACGAAGccaaggagaaggaaaaagaagagGACAAGGACAAGAAGGATAAGAAGGACAAAGATAAGAAAGAGACTGCTGCTGACATGGGCTCCCACCAG gGTGTAGCTGTTCTTGGTATTGCCCTGATTGCCATGGGGGAGGAGATTGGTTCAGAAATGGCACTGCGAACATTTGGACACCTG CTACGTTATGGTGAGCCCACCCTGAGGCGAGCGGTGCCTCTAGCCCTGGCTCTCATTTCCGTGTCCAACCCTCGTTTGAACATCTTGGACACCCTCAGCAAGTTTTCTCACGATGCTGACCCTGAGGTGTCCCACAACTCCATCTTTGCCATGGGCATGGTGGGCAGTG GCACAAATAACGCACGTCTGGCTGCCATGCTGCGGCAGCTGGCCCAGTATCACGCCAAAGACCCTAACAATCTCTTCATGGTCCGACTGGCTCAG GGTCTGACTCACCTGGGCAAAGGCACACTGACACTCTGTCCCTACCATAGCGACAGGCAGCTGATGAGTCAGGTCGCCGTGGCTGGACTGCTCACCGTGCTCGTTTCCTTCCTCGACGTCAAGAACA TAATCCTGGGGAAATCGCACTACATTCTCTACGGCCTGGTAGCAGCCATGCAGCCACGTATGCTGGTCACCTTCGACGAGGAGCTACGAccactgcctgtctctgtcagAGTTGGACAG GCTGTAGATGTTGTGGGCCAGGCAGGTAAGCCGAAGGCCATCACAGGTTTCCAGACCCATACCACGCCAGTGTTGCTGGCTCATGGGGAGAGGGCTGAGCTGGCCACAGAAGAGTACCTTCCTGTCACCCCCATCCTGGAGGGCTTTGTTATCCTGCGCAAGAATCCCAGCTATGAAACCTAG